From a single Candidatus Defluviilinea gracilis genomic region:
- a CDS encoding DUF3298 domain-containing protein, whose amino-acid sequence MDTFSRITGMVFGLAIVILGSCIPIAPAPTATAKVKPTQEAIPLSSRVSLTTVSMREEGASPRYIITGQIPRLVGSEDERVVDFNNKVEKMTQEEIQYFRDNVLAHMSATPITSGSSFDAQYVLVYQNNALWALKFNFSGYTDGAAHPFHYSMTINYDLEQGKKLSLEDLFAADSGYLSAISSFCIAELSRRDIGFYGGFEQGAEPMEKNYRNWNITRDGIMITFDEYQVAPYAVGPQTVLVPYSELQSLINPKGPLALVAR is encoded by the coding sequence ATGGACACTTTTTCGAGGATCACCGGCATGGTTTTTGGTCTTGCCATTGTCATTCTGGGCTCGTGCATACCTATCGCGCCAGCGCCCACTGCCACTGCCAAAGTGAAACCCACACAAGAGGCGATTCCGTTGAGTAGCCGGGTCAGCCTCACGACAGTCTCGATGCGGGAGGAGGGAGCGTCGCCGAGGTATATCATCACTGGTCAGATTCCCCGGCTGGTTGGCAGTGAGGATGAGCGCGTCGTAGACTTTAACAACAAAGTGGAAAAAATGACGCAGGAGGAAATCCAATATTTCCGCGACAATGTGCTTGCCCACATGTCTGCCACGCCGATCACGTCGGGCAGTTCCTTCGATGCCCAATACGTTCTCGTCTACCAAAACAACGCGCTATGGGCATTGAAATTCAACTTTTCCGGCTATACCGATGGGGCGGCTCATCCCTTTCACTACAGCATGACGATTAACTATGATCTCGAACAAGGGAAGAAACTTTCGCTCGAAGATCTATTCGCCGCCGACAGCGGGTACTTGAGCGCGATTTCGAGTTTTTGCATTGCCGAACTCAGCCGCCGCGACATTGGGTTCTATGGCGGGTTTGAGCAAGGCGCGGAACCGATGGAAAAGAACTACCGCAATTGGAACATCACGCGCGATGGAATCATGATCACCTTCGACGAATATCAGGTCGCGCCGTACGCGGTGGGACCGCAAACGGTGCTGGTGCCATACAGCGAGTTGCAATCGCTGATTAACCCGAAGGGCCCACTGGCGCTGGTGGCGAGGTGA
- a CDS encoding DUF4981 domain-containing protein, whose translation MINDWENPQLQGRGREPAHANSIPYETQEEAIRGLWTRSAFIRSLNGTWRFAFAPNPDSAPKDFHLPDSSVDEWDSIQVPGNWQLQGYDIPYYTDVQLPFPPDDVPRVPRDDNPTGCYRRSFAIPEEWHNRQIFLRFDGVDSAFHVWVNGVAAGFSKDSRSPAEFNITAYLRAGENTLAVRVYRWSDGTYLENQDMWRLSGIFRDVYLWSAPNIHMRDVSVNADLDSTYTDGLLTVEAWIKNHGQSRAGGVECRFELLDAQGRSVAQNQASAGVEAGAESGMTIQARVANPQMWSDESPSLYTALFQVFKDGELLEVQSCRVGFRKVEIRGGHLLLNGKPVLIKGVNRHEHDMTTGHVVTEESMRRDLELMKRFNINAARTSHYPNAPRWYELCDEYGILLFAEANIECDGALSYLSKAPEWREAFLARLERMARNYRNHPSVIVWSLGNESGFGEHHRAMAEWIRAFDPSRPVHYHPAGSDAAVDILAPMYPSVDDIVALAQKDDARPIIMCEYAHSMGNAVGNLKEYWDAIDAHQRLQGGFIWDWVDQGFQRVTDDGRSWFTYGGDFGDEPNDGAFCLNGLVFANREPKPALWEYKKILQPARVELLDEAQGLIRIHNRYFFSSFEHLRCEWTLTTGGAAIQSGGLDIASIEPQSSMDVKVPFALVNEVSSARLEIRLMLARDTLWAKAGHEVGWEQVEVEGVKGRDWRLESGKWKAGGGLSSTVKVSEIQDQIIVSTLDAQIVFHRESGRLTSLQQDGREFISMPPRLNFWRAPTDNDIGTYGRERMMFTWKDAGLNRLEEKIQSVRWEQTEASQMRVRVQSSIAPRRAEGRSLWWNWLLNQLALVLTQTWNEQELSRIADELGVKYSELAGVKKWQRVKELLEVCDKSGNGYRSLQVIGRWLDQTDPDVFESVKHRLTRLRSLDEKQFEHEFRLRDDFHFDCETEYAVSADSEIQIATRIAPVGEVAALPRIGYLLALPAEYDEFWWYGRGPLETYPDRQQGMRMGVFHGKVDEQFIPYGRPQETGNKSSARWAACVNRDGYGLLAYSPEPLNAGALHYTAQDLESARHPVDLVRRPEVFLTLDFRHAGLGNASCGPGTLPQYVLQPAVGEYRLCLRAISSKDSILSHRGVVN comes from the coding sequence ATGATAAACGACTGGGAAAACCCTCAACTGCAAGGACGCGGGCGCGAACCCGCTCATGCGAATTCGATTCCGTATGAGACGCAGGAGGAAGCGATTCGCGGACTGTGGACTCGATCCGCGTTTATTCGTTCGCTCAACGGGACGTGGCGCTTCGCCTTCGCCCCGAATCCTGATTCGGCTCCGAAAGATTTTCACCTCCCCGATTCCTCTGTGGACGAATGGGACTCGATCCAAGTCCCTGGCAACTGGCAATTGCAGGGCTACGACATCCCTTACTATACCGATGTGCAATTGCCCTTCCCGCCCGACGACGTGCCGCGCGTGCCAAGGGACGATAACCCGACGGGATGTTATCGCCGCTCGTTCGCAATTCCCGAAGAGTGGCATAACCGCCAAATCTTTTTGCGCTTCGATGGAGTCGACTCCGCGTTTCATGTCTGGGTGAACGGGGTCGCAGCGGGATTCAGCAAAGACAGCCGCTCGCCCGCCGAGTTCAACATCACCGCGTATCTTCGCGCAGGCGAAAACACGTTGGCTGTGCGCGTCTATCGCTGGTCGGATGGGACGTATCTTGAGAATCAGGATATGTGGCGGCTGAGCGGCATCTTCCGCGATGTGTATCTATGGTCGGCGCCGAACATCCATATGCGGGATGTGAGCGTGAATGCCGATTTGGATTCGACGTACACTGACGGCTTGCTCACGGTGGAGGCGTGGATCAAGAATCACGGTCAGAGTCGGGCTGGGGGGGTGGAATGCAGGTTTGAACTGCTCGACGCGCAGGGAAGGTCGGTTGCGCAGAATCAGGCATCGGCGGGGGTCGAAGCGGGCGCGGAGTCTGGGATGACGATTCAGGCGCGGGTGGCGAATCCGCAGATGTGGTCGGATGAAAGCCCCAGTTTGTATACCGCGCTTTTCCAGGTATTCAAAGACGGCGAACTGCTGGAAGTTCAATCGTGCCGCGTTGGGTTTCGTAAAGTGGAAATTCGCGGCGGGCATTTGTTGTTGAATGGCAAACCCGTTTTGATCAAAGGCGTGAACCGCCACGAGCATGATATGACGACGGGACATGTTGTGACCGAGGAATCCATGCGGCGCGATCTGGAATTGATGAAGCGCTTCAATATCAACGCCGCGCGGACATCCCACTACCCGAACGCGCCGCGCTGGTATGAATTGTGCGACGAGTATGGCATTCTGCTGTTTGCCGAAGCGAACATCGAATGTGACGGCGCGCTTTCGTATCTTTCCAAAGCGCCCGAATGGCGCGAGGCGTTTTTGGCGCGGCTCGAACGCATGGCGCGCAATTATCGCAACCATCCGTCGGTGATCGTGTGGTCGTTGGGGAATGAGTCGGGCTTTGGCGAACATCACCGCGCCATGGCGGAATGGATTCGCGCGTTCGATCCGTCGCGCCCTGTGCATTATCACCCCGCCGGCTCCGACGCGGCGGTGGACATTCTCGCGCCGATGTACCCCAGCGTGGACGACATTGTTGCGCTGGCGCAAAAGGACGACGCGCGACCCATCATTATGTGCGAGTACGCGCATTCGATGGGCAACGCGGTTGGAAATTTAAAAGAGTACTGGGATGCGATCGACGCGCATCAGCGTTTGCAGGGCGGATTCATTTGGGACTGGGTCGACCAGGGCTTTCAGCGCGTCACGGACGACGGGCGGAGTTGGTTTACCTATGGCGGCGATTTCGGCGACGAGCCGAACGACGGCGCGTTCTGTTTGAACGGCTTGGTCTTTGCGAACCGCGAGCCGAAACCCGCCTTATGGGAATACAAGAAGATTCTTCAGCCTGCGCGGGTTGAATTGCTGGATGAGGCGCAAGGCTTGATTCGAATCCACAACCGCTATTTCTTTTCATCGTTTGAACATCTGCGCTGCGAGTGGACGTTGACGACAGGCGGCGCTGCGATTCAATCCGGCGGGTTGGATATAGCGTCCATCGAACCGCAATCGAGCATGGATGTGAAAGTCCCGTTTGCGTTGGTGAATGAGGTATCGTCTGCGCGGCTGGAGATTCGTTTGATGCTGGCGCGGGATACGCTCTGGGCGAAGGCGGGGCATGAAGTGGGGTGGGAGCAGGTGGAGGTGGAAGGTGTGAAAGGGAGAGATTGGAGATTAGAGAGTGGAAAGTGGAAAGCGGGGGGCGGTTTATCATCCACGGTCAAAGTATCTGAAATCCAGGATCAAATCATTGTTTCGACACTCGACGCGCAAATTGTTTTCCATCGTGAGAGCGGCAGACTCACTTCGCTTCAACAAGACGGGCGTGAATTCATTTCCATGCCGCCGCGTTTGAATTTCTGGCGCGCGCCGACGGATAACGACATCGGCACATACGGGCGCGAGCGCATGATGTTCACGTGGAAAGATGCGGGCTTGAATCGGCTGGAAGAGAAGATTCAATCTGTGCGCTGGGAACAGACTGAGGCGAGTCAGATGCGCGTTCGCGTTCAATCCAGCATCGCGCCGCGCCGCGCCGAAGGGCGCTCGCTGTGGTGGAACTGGCTTCTCAATCAACTCGCGCTCGTCCTCACACAGACGTGGAACGAGCAGGAGTTGAGTCGGATCGCGGATGAACTCGGCGTGAAGTATTCCGAACTGGCAGGCGTGAAGAAATGGCAACGGGTGAAAGAATTGCTGGAGGTATGCGACAAAAGCGGAAACGGCTATCGATCCCTGCAAGTGATCGGGCGCTGGCTCGACCAGACCGACCCCGATGTCTTCGAGTCGGTCAAGCATCGCCTGACGCGTTTGCGTTCGCTGGATGAAAAACAGTTCGAGCATGAGTTCCGCCTGCGCGACGATTTTCATTTTGACTGCGAAACCGAATACGCAGTAAGCGCCGATTCCGAAATTCAGATCGCGACGCGCATCGCGCCTGTGGGCGAGGTCGCCGCCCTGCCGCGCATTGGCTACCTGCTTGCCCTGCCCGCCGAATACGACGAGTTCTGGTGGTATGGGCGCGGTCCGCTGGAGACCTACCCCGACCGACAACAGGGAATGAGAATGGGCGTCTTTCATGGAAAAGTGGATGAACAGTTCATCCCGTATGGTCGTCCACAGGAGACGGGCAACAAATCGTCCGCGCGTTGGGCGGCGTGTGTGAATCGGGATGGGTATGGCTTGCTGGCGTACAGCCCCGAACCGCTCAACGCGGGCGCGCTCCATTACACCGCGCAGGATTTGGAGTCGGCTCGTCATCCCGTGGACTTGGTTCGCCGCCCTGAGGTTTTTCTCACTCTTGATTTCCGCCATGCGGGTCTGGGCAACGCCAGTTGCGGACCAGGCACACTGCCGCAATACGTTCTCCAACCCGCAGTGGGCGAGTATCGTTTATGCTTGCGCGCGATCTCATCGAAGGATTCGATTCTTTCTCACCGCGGAGTTGTGAACTGA